From one Passer domesticus isolate bPasDom1 chromosome 15, bPasDom1.hap1, whole genome shotgun sequence genomic stretch:
- the PERCC1 gene encoding protein PERCC1 gives MAAGVIQPLAELRLPSPFPHGLLLPAHPEPDFPDLSEEEEEEEEEEEEEEDVEAVEESVRPELASVPSTAETTLRLLKFSELISCDIQRYFGRRGREEAAGSRPVPADCGSPRSAEAGPEAPRGSPGAAHRLGPLAELFEYGLQRCRPAGGRTQRLQRKYGHITPMHRRKLPPSFWKEPGPGPASLLHAGTPDFSDLLANWTAEPGPELPGRPGLEAEPFAGL, from the coding sequence ATGGCCGCGGGTGTCATCCAGCCCCTGGCCGAGCTGCGGCTGCCCTCGCCCTTCCCGCACGGCCTGCTGCTGCCCGCACACCCCGAGCCCGACTTCCCCGACCTctccgaggaggaggaggaggaagaagaggaggaggaagaggaggaggacgTGGAAGCAGTGGAGGAGAGCGTGAGGCCAGAGCTGgccagtgtccccagcaccgCCGAGACCACGCTGCGTCTCCTCAAGTTCTCGGAGCTCATCAGCTGCGACATCCAGCGCTACttcgggcggcggggccgggaggaGGCGGCCGGCAGCCGCCCGGTGCCCGCGGACTGCGGCtcgccccggagcgccgaggccGGGCCCGAGGCCCCGCGGGGCAGCCCGGGCGCCGCGCACCGGCTGGGGCCGCTGGCCGAGCTCTTCGAGTACGGCCTGCAGCGCTGCCGGCCCGCCGGCGGCAGGACGCAGCGGCTGCAGAGGAAGTACGGCCACATCACCCCCATGCACCGCAGGAAGCTGCCGCCCTCCTTCTGGAAAGAGCCGGGCCCGGGCCCCGCCAGCCTCCTGCACGCCGGCACGCCTGACTTCAGCGACCTGCTGGCCAACTGGACAGCGGAGCCAGGGCCAGAGCTGCCGGGCCGCCCggggctggaggcagagccCTTTGCTGGGCTGTGA
- the LUC7L gene encoding putative RNA-binding protein Luc7-like 1 isoform X1, with amino-acid sequence MSAQAQMRALLDQLMGTARDGDETRQRVKFTDDRVCKSHLLDCCPHDILAGTRMDLGECTKIHDLALRADYEIASKERDLFFELDAMDHLESFIAECDRRTELAKKRLAETQEEISAEVSAKAEKVHELNEDIGKLLAKAEQLGAEGNVDESQKILMEVEKVRAKKKEAEEEYRNSMPASSFQQQKLRVCEVCSAYLGLHDNDRRLADHFGGKLHLGFIQIREKLDQLRKTVAEKQEKRNQDRLRRREEREREERMGRRSGSRNRDRRRSRSRERRRRRSRSASRERRKSRSRSRDRHRRHRSRSRSHSRGHRRGSRDRSSKHKSSRDRSSREKSRDRERKEKSSSERRHESTNGKSRSKRSEEREAGEI; translated from the exons ATGTCGGCCCAGGCACAGATGCGGGCCCTGCTGGACCAGCTCATGGGCACGGCCCGGGACG GAGATGAAACCAGACAAAGGGTGAAGTTCACAGACGATCGTGTGTGCAAGAGCCACCTGCTGGATTGCTGTCCCCACGATATCCTGGCTGGAACA AGAATGGACCTGGGAGAATGTACAAAGATCCATGACTTGGCTCTGCGAGCAGATTATGAGATTGCAAGTAAAGAGAGAGACCTGTTTTTTGAGCTGGAT GCCATGGATCACCTGGAATCCTTCATTGCAGAGTGTGACAGGAGAACAGAGCTGGCCAAGAAACGCCTGGCTGAGACACAGGAAGAGATCAGTGCTGAAGTGTCTGCAAAG GCAGAGAAAGTCCATGAGCTGAATGAAGATATTGGAAAACTCCTAGCTAAAGCAGAACAGCTGGGAGCTGAAGGAAATGTTGATGAGTCTCAAAAGATCCTGATGGAAGTGGAGAAAGTCCGAGCgaaaaagaaagaggcagaG GAAGAATACCGAAATTCAATGCCTGCATCcagcttccagcagcagaagctgcgTGTGTGTGAAGTCTGCTCAGCATATCTGGGTCTCCATGACAACGACCGGCGTCTTGCTGACCACTTCGGAGGCAAATTACACTTGGGTTTCATTCAGATCCGTGAGAAACTGGATCAGCTGAGG aaaaCAGTGGCAGAAAAGCAAGAGAAGAGAAACCAGGATCGTTTGAGAcggagagaggagagagaacGAGAGGAGAGGATGGGCAGACG GTCTGGATCAAGAAATAGAGATCGTCGAAG GTCGCGCTCCCGGGAGCGGAGGCGGAGGCGCTCCAGGTCGGCCTCCCGGGAGCGGCGGAAGTCGCGCTCGCGCTCCCGGGACCGGCACCGGCGCCACCGGAGCCGCTCCCGCAGCCACAGCAGAGGCCACCGCCGGGGCTCCAGAGACAGGAGTTCCAAACACAA ATCTTCTAGAGATCGATCTTCAAGAGAAAAGTCCCgagacagagagaggaaagagaagagCTCTTCTGAGAGGCGGCACGAGAGCACAAATGGCAAATCTCGTTCCAAGAGGTCAGAAGAGAGAGAAGCTGGAGAGATCTGA
- the LUC7L gene encoding putative RNA-binding protein Luc7-like 1 isoform X2, protein MSAQAQMRALLDQLMGTARDGDETRQRVKFTDDRVCKSHLLDCCPHDILAGTRMDLGECTKIHDLALRADYEIASKERDLFFELDAMDHLESFIAECDRRTELAKKRLAETQEEISAEVSAKAEKVHELNEDIGKLLAKAEQLGAEGNVDESQKILMEVEKVRAKKKEAEEEYRNSMPASSFQQQKLRVCEVCSAYLGLHDNDRRLADHFGGKLHLGFIQIREKLDQLRKTVAEKQEKRNQDRLRRREEREREERMGRRSGSRNRDRRRSRSRERRRRRSRSASRERRKSRSRSRDRHRRHRSRSRSHSRGHRRGSRDRSSKHKKEVWTIRK, encoded by the exons ATGTCGGCCCAGGCACAGATGCGGGCCCTGCTGGACCAGCTCATGGGCACGGCCCGGGACG GAGATGAAACCAGACAAAGGGTGAAGTTCACAGACGATCGTGTGTGCAAGAGCCACCTGCTGGATTGCTGTCCCCACGATATCCTGGCTGGAACA AGAATGGACCTGGGAGAATGTACAAAGATCCATGACTTGGCTCTGCGAGCAGATTATGAGATTGCAAGTAAAGAGAGAGACCTGTTTTTTGAGCTGGAT GCCATGGATCACCTGGAATCCTTCATTGCAGAGTGTGACAGGAGAACAGAGCTGGCCAAGAAACGCCTGGCTGAGACACAGGAAGAGATCAGTGCTGAAGTGTCTGCAAAG GCAGAGAAAGTCCATGAGCTGAATGAAGATATTGGAAAACTCCTAGCTAAAGCAGAACAGCTGGGAGCTGAAGGAAATGTTGATGAGTCTCAAAAGATCCTGATGGAAGTGGAGAAAGTCCGAGCgaaaaagaaagaggcagaG GAAGAATACCGAAATTCAATGCCTGCATCcagcttccagcagcagaagctgcgTGTGTGTGAAGTCTGCTCAGCATATCTGGGTCTCCATGACAACGACCGGCGTCTTGCTGACCACTTCGGAGGCAAATTACACTTGGGTTTCATTCAGATCCGTGAGAAACTGGATCAGCTGAGG aaaaCAGTGGCAGAAAAGCAAGAGAAGAGAAACCAGGATCGTTTGAGAcggagagaggagagagaacGAGAGGAGAGGATGGGCAGACG GTCTGGATCAAGAAATAGAGATCGTCGAAG GTCGCGCTCCCGGGAGCGGAGGCGGAGGCGCTCCAGGTCGGCCTCCCGGGAGCGGCGGAAGTCGCGCTCGCGCTCCCGGGACCGGCACCGGCGCCACCGGAGCCGCTCCCGCAGCCACAGCAGAGGCCACCGCCGGGGCTCCAGAGACAGGAGTTCCAAACACAA aaaagaagttTGGACAATTAGGAAGTGA